A single region of the Lotus japonicus ecotype B-129 chromosome 4, LjGifu_v1.2 genome encodes:
- the LOC130715450 gene encoding protein BREVIS RADIX, whose amino-acid sequence MFTCIACTKQSEDEEGGPRESGTPSTKEAVKSLTTQIKDMALKFSGAYKQCKPCTGSSSSYKKGHRPYPDFDTISEGVPYPYMGGASSSSTPAWDFTTSNYPGGRPDPRFAGDRTPRGRDSASVCDVVLENEEEPKEWMAQVEPGVHITFTSLPNGGNDLKRIRFSREMFNKWQAQRWWGENYDRIMELYNVQRFNRQSLNTPPRSEDEQRDSTYSKLTSAQESPMISHKDWTPRSQYKPSDYGGGGHQFHAGPSMEPSRPTTSSRDEPSISNASEMESEWVEQDEPGVYITIRQLADGTRELRRVRFSRERFGEVNAKTWWEENRERIQAQYL is encoded by the exons ATGTTTACATGCATAGCTTGTACGAAGCAAAGTGAAGATGAGGAAGGAGGACCCCGTGAGAGTGGCACGCCGAGTACAAAAGAAGCCGTCAAAAGCCTGACCACGCAG ATAAAGGATATGGCACTGAAGTTCTCAGGTGCTTACAAGCAATGCAAACCCTGCACAGGGTCCAGTAGCAGCTACAAGAAAGGACACAGACCATATCCAGACTTTGATACCATCTCAGAAGGGGTTCCATACCCTTATATGGGAGGTGCAAGCTCAAGTTCAACCCCTGCATGGGACTTCACAACCTCTAACTACCCTGGTGGTAGACCTGACCCGAGATTTGCCGGTGACCGAACCCCTAGAGGGCGTGACTCAGCATCAGTCTGTGATGTTGTGttagagaatgaggaggagcccaaggagtggatggcacagGTAGAGCCAGGGGTTCACATCACCTTTACTTCTCTTCCTAATGGGGGCAATGATCTCAAGAGAATTCGATTCAG CCGAGAGATGTTCAATAAATGGCAAGCACAGAGATGGTGGGGTGAGAATTACGACAGAATCATGGAACTTTACAATGTCCAGAGATTTAACCGACAATCTCTCAACACTCCTCCAAGATCTGAAGATGAG CAAAGAGATTCTACTTACTCAAAATTGACATCTGCACAAGAAAGCCCCATGATCTCGCACAAAGATTGGACACCGAGGAGTCAATACAAACCGTcggattatggtggtggtggccacCAGTTCCATGCTGGGCCGTCGATGGAACCATCAAGGCCAACCACCTCTTCAAGGGATGAGCCTTCTATCAGCAATGCCAGTGAAATGGAGTCAGAATGGGTGGAGCAAGATGAGCCTGGTGTTTACATCACAATCAGGCAGTTAGCTGATGGGACCAGGGAGCTAAGACGTGTCAGATTCAG CCGGGAAAGATTTGGGGAGGTTAATGCAAAAACTTGGTGGGAAGAGAACAGAGAGAGAATACAAGCTCAATATCTTTGA